One Miscanthus floridulus cultivar M001 chromosome 11, ASM1932011v1, whole genome shotgun sequence DNA window includes the following coding sequences:
- the LOC136494422 gene encoding uncharacterized protein isoform X1 — protein sequence MPGSTASSGTNPFADPAPPPASSLMMLNIRSHVPIVLSADEGNFRQWRSFIELAIKKFGLFDHIDGTVDAAAMIDDPEWLQVDACVVSWLYNTISKEIWNDVNRPNASAHSVWLAITGQFLDNSLQRAVYAQQEFHSLFQGDMGIAEYCGKLKRLADTLYDCGAAVSDPALVINTLRGLNNKFSQAIAVLSTMKPPPTFLYTKSYLLQEEHRIKHSHQMEAQTALLAAAPTNQAPRPVASPPRTSPAFTNNTNDRRKKRKATDGRNRQNNTGAHGAPTAGSSVPPGGPLPPWALAQNPWHGVVQAWPMATWRPSVLGSRPGVHPVSSAPPLPAPSSTPDASLYAGASGSLPAGLYTALNNMNINNTTGGGDWFLDTGATSHMASSAGPSHQDGSAPM from the coding sequence ATGCCGGGCTCCACGGCATCCTCGGGCACAAATCCATTTGCTGATCCCGCTCCACCCCCTGCCTCCTCCCTCATGATGCTCAACATCCGCAGCCATGTCCCCATCGTCCTCTCGGCTGACGAGGGAAACTTCCGGCAGTGGCGCTCGTTCATCGAACTCGCCATCAAGAAGTTCGGCCTCTTCGACCACATCGACGGCACGGTGGATGCCGCCGCCATGATCGACGACCCCGAGTGGCTCCAGGTCGACGCCTGCGTCGTCTCATGGCTCTacaacaccatctccaaggagatcTGGAACGACGTCAACCGCCCCAACGCCTCCGCCCACTCCGTCTGGCTCGCGATCACCGGCCAATTCCTCGACAACAGCCTCCAGCGCGCGGTGTACGCCCAACAGGAGTTCCACAGCCTGTTCCAGGGCGACATGGGCATCGCCGAGTACTGCGGCAAACTCAAGCGCCTCGCCGACACGCTCTACGACTGCGGCGCCGCCGTCTCCGACCCCGCTCTCGTCATCAACACCCTGCGCGGTTTGAACAACAAGTTCAGCCAGGCCATCGCCGTCCTCTCCACCATGAAGCCGCCCCCAACCTTCCTCTACACCAAGTCGTACCTCCTGCAGGAAGAGCACCGCATCAAGCACTCCCATCAGATGGAGGCACAGACTGCTCTCCTTGCGGCGGCGCCGACCAACCAGGCGCCACGGCCCGTCGCCTCTCCTCCACGCACGTCCCCGGCGTTCACCAACAACACCAACGATCGGCGTAAGAAGCGGAAGGCCACTGACGGGCGCAacaggcagaacaacaccggcgCCCACGGCGCCCCCACCGCCGGCTCCTCGGTGCCCCCGGGCGGTCCGCTTCCACCGTGGGCTCTGGCACAGAACCCGTGGCACGGCGTCGTCCAGGCGTGGCCCATGGCCACATGGAGGCCCAGCGTCCTCGGATCTCGGCCTGGCGTTCATCCGGTGTCCTCTGCACCGCCACTCCCCGCGCCGTCGTCCACGCCGGATGCCAGCCTCTACGCTGGCGCCTCGGGATCGCTGCCGGCCGGCCTCTACACCGCCCTCAACAACATGAACATCAACAACACCACCGGCGGCGGCGACTGGTTCCTTGATACGGGAGCCACCTCACACATGGCTTCCAGTGCTG